DNA sequence from the Myxocyprinus asiaticus isolate MX2 ecotype Aquarium Trade chromosome 3, UBuf_Myxa_2, whole genome shotgun sequence genome:
GGGGATCAAAAAACAAATCATTTATAAAACTACTTAAAGAGATACGCCCTTATGAGAGGAGAATAGTACTAAATGTTGCTATACATACGTATAATCACAACTGAAGCAAAGAAAGTATTATTCAAGTAGAATCAGTCACAAACATTTTAACTTCTGCTTAACTAAACAACAGCATGTTATAACAggaaactaaattacaaaaatatatatatttcatagaaATGCCTAAATTGTAAAAATCTAGCTGGATAAAAGCTTCGTCGGAAATTTTGGCCTAGTTAAATTCTCAAAGCTCAGTAAGTTTGCTTCGGGACGTTAGTTAGTTAGCTTGACACTACACGAATACTAGCAGTCATGTGCAAATTATCTAGTCAAATCGACAGAACCCTGGCAatcacactgtatatacactaaaTTCTACATCACCTCAGTCATTTCTACAGAATACTTCTGTACAACACAATAATGTTTATTACTGGATGTTGCAAGTAACACGTAACATTATGctagctatccctttaaagttaaaCTGATCCGCCCCTCCGCTGGCGcgcactgatgatgtcatcaagaTAACGCCGCGTTGCTGGACACGTTTTTATGTTGGTCTGTGCTCTGGCAACCACAGAAGTAATGACCAACGGATTATTTAACTATCATATATTCATGCTTGATTATTGGTATTGAGTATCCTGTTTATATTATTGAAACAAGTTGCTGTTGTTAATGTGAATTATTTTCCACGTGTGATACAGTATTGCAATGAGAATCATGAAGAGACCAAACATCCTTCTCACTGGTAGATTGTCTTGTCATTTTTAAATAGCAGTGTGTCTGTTACAAATAAATGAACGTGCTGTGTCAAatagtttgtttttttccatataatataCTCGTATGTTGCATCCTTGCCTAGATTGCGATTTTTCCTCACATATATATGCAGTCATCACTTTACATAAATTGTATCAAATTGACCTGGGTGCTCCATCATGAATTGACAGGAACCCCTGGAGTTGGCAAGACCACACTAGGCAAAGAGGTGGCTCAGAGAACAGGACTAACTTATGTCAATGTTGGTGATTTGGCACAGGAGGGTAAGTTGCTGTTCATTTTAGCCATGATTTATATTGTTGATATATTTAACCTGAGATCCAAGCGTAACTGCTGTGTGAATTTTCCCATTTCCCTTTTTTAGTTGTAACTATTAGTGCCTAATAAACTtgcacaaaatgaaaatttttagagcaaatcgttttcctaaaagttgatggcaacatatgtggacagcgagacgttacagacattatcagaaatcagcataattaattctgattcaaagtaatggccagcatcatcgaatcactgccaaccatgttaaaataaaattatacattataaattctgaatatatatatactgaatgacttaacctcaaaatgcaccttattttcatcctaactccatataaagcctctgaaagcaaaatgtttcagcttttggatgaacccattgattctcaatgtgataatgtgcagtaaatataggatttctaaggaaacaatgcgctaaagtacacattagtgtacattgtgtttatcagcatggcgtttcgtgataaatcgcttatattttttaaatggcatatcggatgaaactacagactctaatcttttgactcaaacctGTTTCAGTGTAGAACTTAATTAGGTTCCTTACCAGATTTGTTGCAGTTTCTCCctaagacaaactccgctgaggtcggtgccatgttgttttgtcacatgactctgtacgtcgaaagtttaacccttttctgaatGCCCAGTGTCTCCTGTACTTAAATCAAtcggtttaaatgaatatatatgcGTATATGCTTTGCGTATACtgaagtcaaaatacaacattgaCACGTGTACACAGGGTCGCACaagtttaaatatgttttttttttttttttttacataatagtCTTAATATTTTGAAATCACCTCTTCAGGTCAGTTGTTTGATGGATTTGATGAAGAATACCAGTGCCCTATATTGGATGAGGACAGGGTATGTATGTACTATTGTAATAGAAGGAAAAGAACTAGTGCTTTTCATGATTTATATccgcagaattttttttaaagtctttaacaaaatacattttatacagtTTTATTAGATAAGGGCAGAGCATTCAGTATTACACTTATTGGAGCTGCACTGTATGCAGGGttacactttgcaataaggttccatttgttaactagttaatgtattaggtatcatgaacaaacaatgaacaacatgtttttcacagcatttattaatcttagttgatAAAActtcagttgttcattgttagctcatagtgtattaactaatgttaactaatacaacttttgatttaaaaaatgtatatgttgaaatgaatattaaccaagattagtgaaagtattgttcattgttaggtcatgACAACTAATGTTGttataatgttaatgaatagaaccatattgtaaagtgttaccataagcAGTCACCAGTCAAAAGCATATCCATCAGGATCCTCATAATGGAGAATACTCTTTCAATGCTCTAGGTTGTGGATGAGCTGGAGGACAAAATGGGAGATGGAGGCATCGTAATAGATTACCATGGCTGTGATTTCTTCCCTGAACGCTGGTTTCACATTGTTTTTGTCCTCCGTACAGACAACACCAGTCTCTACAATCGTCTTGAAAGCAGGTTTGTGTTGATAACCGCATAACAATAATGTTCATCCCATATAGAGCATATTTAAAGCGTCTTGAGGGTTATTTTAGGTACAAACTTAGCTAGAAGATATCTAACCCTTGACTTTGCCTAATGTGCAGTTCAGAATACAGTTAGATTTTATGTTGCTGCATGTCttctgttacagtgattttaactCCATATCTTTCATATTCAGAGGCTACACAGGAAAGAAGCTCCAGGACAATGTGCAGTGCGAGATTTTCCAGACTATCTATGAGGAAGCCATGGAAGCCTATAAGCAGGAGATAGTCCACCAGCTCCCCAGTAACACTCCTGAGGACCTGGAAAGGAATCTGGAGCAAATTATTCAGTGGATTGAACAATGGATGAAAGACAACAATTGACAAGggacattttatttaacaagCTAACACACTTTTGAGTTCATCTCTTAAGTAGACAGACTGTAGAAATCAAGTTTCATAGTTATAGTGGCCTCAGAGATAGTATGTTAGTCCTTGCTCAGCAGAACCAATGTGACTAACAACTGGATTTGAGAGAAGTTAAAAACAATTCCATAATGAATGGTAaggaataaatatttttataatgtaattgAGAGAGCCTCTTTCTTgatgtgttttattatttgttttagttCACTTGTTTAAATGATCACAATTTTACATTTCTCCACTTGTATAATATAGTCATTGGTAGTGCCAAACCTCATTCACTGAAAATTACACTAGGCGGTTCTCTTCAAATGATTGTCAGTCATCAGATACTGAAGTATGTAATTAGTTTATAGAGTGCATAATTGTAAAGTTAGTTAATTTGGGCAAAGTTAGTATTATTTCCATGAGTAAAAAGACACTAATGTTGTAGTCAATTTTCTTTCATCAATCATTTCAGATTGCCATTTCTATTGAGATTTTTGCAATAATTCTATTTTTCACTTTTACTACCCCCAATTAGGGATTTATTTTGTTGTCTTGCCCCATCAGCAATCAAAGCATCATATCCACTTCTGAACCTCATTAGAACTTTCTAGCCTTTGCATATCAAGAATGAAAGAGACAATGTTTTGTTGTCCCTTAGGCCAATGCTGTGCAATAAAGGACTGAATGTTATTTCTGTTGTAAGATGAGTTTCATTCAGTATGTCAATAAGAATATTAACATAACAAGAATATCTGAAattgtaattattaattaaaatcatGTCAGTAATTAGATTGAGCCTTAGAATTCCACAGTCATGTTAAAGAAATTTAATGAGTAAAGAACAGATATGGATGTAAAATTCTGAAGtcatgttaaaatattttgttgtgcCCTGTTACGTTTGGCAGGACTGCATTCCTAATGAATACATCTTTTATTAGCTAAGTTCAGCTGCATCACAATTATATTGTTGCATGTCAGCTCTTATATAAACTATTTACAATAGTTAAATCAGTAGATCAATGAGTGTTATTAATGCTCAATAGTGCATACTCACAAATAACATGGAAAATGATTATCTATCTAATACTATTATCATTTAAAAGCAAATGACAAGTACATATTGCATCAGTACAGTGcagatttgtttttcattgttggCTTTTCCCTTACCAAAAATTACTGTGGTGGTATCAGAATGTAATGCTATGGTGTTACATGGtactacaaataataacattatattaccatgttagtaccataatacatttttgtaagtgttgtAATTCTCTATTTAATAGCTTGCTGTAATGTAAGGCTTTTGTACATATTcatttatgaatgtaaaaatTAGTCTGAAATTTCAGTAATCTTAAttattttcagtgtttatttGCAGCCTTTCAATAATGAGAGAATTCCATGAGCACATTTCCCCATATGCATCCTGTTGATGTCAGATTTTGTACTGTGGCATTATAGATACATTATTCGCAGTTCAAGAACAAATGTCTCAACGAGCATTCTT
Encoded proteins:
- the LOC127426711 gene encoding adenylate kinase isoenzyme 6-like, translating into MRIMKRPNILLTGTPGVGKTTLGKEVAQRTGLTYVNVGDLAQEGQLFDGFDEEYQCPILDEDRVVDELEDKMGDGGIVIDYHGCDFFPERWFHIVFVLRTDNTSLYNRLESRGYTGKKLQDNVQCEIFQTIYEEAMEAYKQEIVHQLPSNTPEDLERNLEQIIQWIEQWMKDNN